ttgaaataatatttatttgttttagtaccaaataagataaatactttctatctataatgatagaatttattactacattctcatatccttcctcaaagaatattaacaaaaacaaaatatcatatgtggccaataatatttcatatcacattgataacataagttatctttaccctttgaagagttatcttgagaactcttattgttctcttatttattactatattCCCACTTTTAGTTGTCTAtgagtatatcttttattttcttcatgtttacattcacttcggggaatgcaacaaatctagtaAGACGAACTTATAAACATcccaatagattctttatttcataatcaccatcacAAACATGCGTGGATTTTAAATCAtaatctatctattcatgttgCCATGATTAATCTCAaattataataaacaataaataaaccatagtaaaatatacctgaagatCTTTAACATTATCATCATCACTAGTATGTATGAGATAGTTCGAAAATATTCCTGATTTCATATAGATAACGGtatcaaatctttcaccatccttaagagcaaaaagtaaaataagttaatcaaaacaataattacatataatgaaagaagaatgaaaaataataattagatatgaaacattaaataaaagaaacttcctgTAAAAACTTTGCTTCTTGCTGTCAAAGAAATTAAAAATCATGGAGGATAAATTTGATCGTCGATAAAAAGAACTATCACTTTGAGCAAGATCGTGCTgataacatgttataaaataaagagagatgtggagaataaagaacaaataaaatatgaaagcattataaaatgtacttattgatCAAAAAGGGtaattacaatgcttcatcagagtctctatttatgggtataagaagtataaaagaagtagagatctaattctaataactattagaatttaaagtattttaaaactttatcttaatcatgttggacatccacttaataagatattcataacaaatacatttttattaaatatcataaaatataaacgCATATATTTGACTTTGTcattacaaatatttttatttatttataatatttatggcatttataggtaagattttaattttattaaaataattggtTGAATGAACTTAATAAGAaaacttataaataaaaaatttgattccattaaaagaaatttattgaatggatttatataataaataaaaataaaatttatattaattattttatatttaaattgttatggttacattaacaaaaaataaaacaaaaagaaagtatgttacttttattttaattgtttattaactttatattttttatatacaattttatatacaatataatataatataatctcttattttattttatggttgtaTTAATTATAGATATGGTCATTGTATTtacttttaagaaaaatataaaagttgaatTTGAAGAgtttaatttaaaaatagtattataataaagaaataaattatattaggatCATTGTTATAGTTTTTAGGCACTAATAAAATAGTACCacgttattaaattttaaaaataataaaatattattatacatttatttatatttaatatcttctccaacttaatttaactttaattaaattacttaaaataattaatttttaaattataaacaaacatcttttcttcttttacaaattttaatcatttttttctcataagttaattttttttgtgcaatcaatttttaaaaaattaacattttttcTGCACTTTTTTCCATATCATTGGTACATAATCGTGGTAATTATTTTACCATAAATCCCGAACCTAGAACCTTGAACTTCAAAGTTCAAGATTTGGATTCGAGATTTAAAGTTTAGGGTTCGAGTTTGGGTTTTGAGTTTGGAATTCAATGTAAAAGTTCAAGGTTCGGGGTACAAGTTTAGGGTTCAGAATTCAATGTTCAAGGATTCGGGGTATGGGTTATGAGTTATGAGTTCGGAATTTAGAGTTTTGGTTTAAGGTTACGAGTTTGGTGTTCAAGGATTCGGGGTATGGGTTATGAGTTATGAATTCGAAATTTAGAGTTTTGTGTtcaagtttagggtttagggttataAGTTTTGGGCTTAAAGTTCgggataaaaaatttattaaaattatgtgtcaatcatatgaaaaaaattgttaaatgttattaaataatagaaaagggaccatgaataatgtgatgagaataatttataaaataatttctctatggATGAGTgtataatagtaattttatattattaaaatttgacTGGTAGTTAAAAATTTTACTTTATGTAAGTTATTCCCTTATAAAAATATTTGGACTGCTAAAGTAGGAATATatttggaaagaaaaaaaaaagaaaagttttatAGAATTTAAGTGGTTGGATCAGTAATTGAAGACAATCGATCGAATTGAAAAAGTTATGGATCATATTGGTCCGGCCCATTACACATATAACTACGGATCTCACCCTCTTCAGTCAGCCCGACAAATTCTAACCATCTCAACGAACAATCCCTACACCCCCCCTCACCCTAAACACTTCCATCAATTTCTTCATTCCTTTTCTTCAGTTCATCAGTCAAATCTTAATAAATCAACCACATCTTCTAACCCTTTCATTGTCAAATCTCAGATCTCATTACTGTGtcattctttatttatttatttatttagtttcacTAATCAGTCTAAGAGACGGACAGAAACAAAGCAGTGTAAATAGCTGAATTTCGATGGCTGTGGCTATCAGGGGAGCTCGCGGTGGCGGATCCGGCGGTGTTGGAGCTGGTTTCCGCGGTTTTTTTTCTTACAGGATCTTCGTCTCAGCCATGTTTTCGCTTCTCTTCATTGCCACTGCCACCGTTCTCCTCACTACTCGTCCTTCTACAACTCATCAGCACTCTGTAAATTTTTCCTTCTTCAAAATCCTTTATCATTTGTTCTGTTTTTGGTTTTTTCAGATACCCTTTTCTTTTTTCTAACTTGGGTTTTTTTAGCCTCAGTAACATGCCATTTATTTCTCTAATTCGGTGCTTCAAAATTTAAATCTATTTGGCTTTTATTCATACACTTTGGCGATTTGCTGAGCCTTTAATACTTCACAATctaatctctctctctctctctctctctctatggTTGTTTTCTGCTAGTCTCTAGGGCAGAGCTTGCAGTACTTTAAAATTCATTCTGTTTGGGGTTTTAAATACCCTTTTAGATGTTCTAACTATTTTCTTTTCCGGGGTTTTCTAGCAGAGGTTTCGAAGTGGCGGAAATGCTTACATGCATAGAACGTTTGTAGCATTGAACTCGGACCCTCTCAAAACAAGGTTAGATTTGATATACAGGCAAGCCAATGATCACATCACATTAGTGAAAGCATATGCAGCTTATGCAAGGAAACTAAAGCTTGACATTTCGAGGCAATTGAAAATGTTTGACGATTTGGCTAAGAATTTCTCCGATATTACATCTAAACCGAGGTATAAATCCTCTTTGTTTGAAACCGATGGGAATCTAGATGAGGATGTCTTAAGGCAGTTTGAGAAAGAAGTGAAAGATAGAGTGAAATTTGCTAGGTTGTTAATAGCTGAATCTAAAGAAAATTATGATAATCAGTTGAAAATTCAAAAGTTGAAAGATACTATTTTCGCAGTTAGGGAATTATTAGGTAAGGCAAAAAAGAATGGAGCTTTTGCGAGCTCAATTGCTGCCAAATCAATTCCTAAGAGTTTACATTGCTTGGCAATGAGACTGGTGGAGGAGAGAATTTCCCATCCGGAGAAGTACAAGGAAGACTTGCCTAAGTCTGAGTTTGATGACCCCGATTTGTACCACTATGCTATATTTTCTGATAATGTGATTGCAGTTTCTGTGGTGGTGAGGTCTGTGGTGAAGAACGCTGAGGAGCCTTGGAAACATGTGTTCCATGTGGTAACTGATAGAATGAATTTGGCTGCAATGAAAGTTTGGTTCAAAATGAGACCTGTAGAAGGAGGTGCTCATGTGGAGGTGAGGGCATTAGAAGACTATAAATTCATGAATTCCGCCTACGTGCCAGTTTtgaggcaaattgagtctgctaAGCAGAGATTTTACTTGGAGCATAAGATGGAGAATGCTACCAAAGATGGGAGTAACACGAAGTTTAGGTATCTTGAGCATATGTCAATGTTGAATCACCTTAGGTTTTATTTGCCTGAAATGTACCCTAAGTTGCATAAGATTTTGTTCTTGGATGATGATGTTGTGGTTCAGAAGGACTTGACAGGGTTGTGGAAGATAGACTTGTCTGGAAAGGTGAATGGAGCTGTAGAAACCTGCTTTGGGTCGTTTCACCGTTTCTCTCAGTATTTGAATTTTTCACATCCTCTCATTAGGGAGAGGTTTAATCATAAGGCTTGTGCTTGGGCTTATGGGATGAATATTTTTGATCTTGATGCTTGGAGGCGTGAGAAATGCACGGAAACGTATCACAACTGGCAAAACTTGGTTAGTACATTATTTTCTTTAAAGAAACTTACTTATGTTTGATACAAATAGGAGTAATAATTTGTTAGCTACTGGTGTTACAGATCATTTCATGATTTTAATGGAGAAAGAGAAACAATGTTTTTACCTGCAAAAAATTGACAACACACTGTAAATAAATGATGACTCCTTTGTCCTAATGGTAATAGAGTGGTCTCGGAGGGAAAATTAGAAATGATGACAAATAAATACAACTTTTAGGAGTAAAACCAATTAATTAACTtcaagttttaaatacaacaccTCAGTTTTGCTAATGGTTTGAATTATGGATCGAAGTTATGGAAGTGGATGTGTAATTAACTTTTAATTGATCTTCTGATCAGAATGTTGATCGGGCTCTGTGGAAATCAGGTACTCTTCCGCCTGGCCTGATCACCTTTTACTCATTGACAAAATCACTGGACAAATCCTGGCACGTGCTTGGACTTGGATACAATCCAAGCATTAGCATGGATGTGATCAACAATGCTGCACTCATTCATTATAATGGAAACATGAAACCTTGGCTAGACATAGCTATGAACCAATACAAGAATCTCTGGACCAAATATGTGGATAATGACATGGAATTCCTGCAGACATGCAATTTTGGAGTGTAGGTAAGTAAGTACTGGTGCTTCTTTCTCAATAATCAAgtaacaaaaatagaaattttagCGATTGTTCATATAGGCTTGCTATATTTCACCAACATTTACACTATTCTTTAGTTTAACTGCCAGAGTAAAGCTTAATGGTTTTATCTTTAGTTCTTTCTCCCCTTTATTAGGCTTACTATTTGTTTATTCTTAAATTTGCTGTTTTGTTCTTGAAGATGTCAAGCACGAATTGTACTGAACCAGATTATATATGTATACACTTAAATGATTCTTTGATAGTGAAATCTTTTCCATCAATACATTTGTCAACTTACAAAACTCGACATGTTAGTCTAGTTTTATGGCAATTCAAACTTACTTTCAGTTACTGTTATGTCTCTCAGGTTTGTTTGTCTGCTTTACAAGTTAGATTGAGAGTAAAAATTTCCCATGCATAATGGTGCAGTAGGTTAGAAGCTATGTTGCTCCGGctcttatttattttttgaagCATCTATATTTGACTCTCGTTCCTGACACATGGATAGGTCATAGGAGGTGACTTCCAAAAATCTTCTAAATATGTTtaagaattttgaaaatttcatcATACTCGTATCAAATACATACCAATACCTGATACTCAACTCTGAATTTATGTAAATTTTTTTGATATCGTCTTAGCTTTTTAGCACTTGGAATCTTGCAACTTGTAGTTCTCCATCTTTTGTTGTAGTTACCGAATGTGAGAACCCTTAGATGGTTTGGTGAAGGTTAGGTTGCTAGGTTTCCATCTTTAATCTGCACTCAACCGTACTGTTGAACTTAGTCCTATTTGTAGACTAAAACTTATGTTTTCATAAATCTTACTCAAGCTTAGGACTCTATAGTTTTTCCTCTTTTTATAGAATAGGTTCATTAAGAAACCAAttgaaataaaagaagaaaaaagccCCTATAACTGCTCGAATTCTGGCAATCAAATTCTCGAGTATGGTCTCTGTAGGAGAGCTTAAGCGTAAGAGTTCGAAGCCAGTAATATTTCTATGTATAGGTGTCAAGAACAGGCGTTGCATCTTATTACCATTTAATAGGAAATGGTATGGCAATAAGATTGTCGATTAATATTATCACAATATCACAATTTTAAGGAATAATTTATTTAACAGCTTCGTTGCTGTTTAATAACTATTATTGACTAACATTTCACTATATTTTTCTTATATCTGATTTATCATTTAACatcaacttaaaaaaaaaatttattccaTTCCCAATCAAATACATCTATTAATCATTGTTCTTACATTcaaatgcatataatatatatatatatataggtatatatacaTTCTTTAACTTTTATACATTACATCCTACCTATGCATCACGCAAATATACAAACtagtaaatttatattatattgttttttacacatatattataaaatctataaatatcaaaatattctAATCTATATTATTAGTATATATAAAAGGAAGGTTTTAAGGCCTTCCTTACATGGCACTCGTCAAATGTCAATAGTTTTctttcctaaaaataaaataaaatgaaaagctAATGGTTAAATATCAATTTTAATCCCTTTACATTTTACATAACACTTGTCTGATGTCAACTCTGTATTCGACATAAGAAGCTAGTGGCCAAATATCAAGTACAACCCCTTTACTTCCTTTTTGAGATTATATAAGAATGGTTAAATTCTAGATTTAATTCTTATATTTCgctcaattttgaaatttaatcttttactttaattttgacataatttgattTCTTAACCTTTATAATGTCATTTTTAGCATAAACTATTACAATgtcattagttagtctaaataatttattctaattaaaatgcTTATgcgattttatttaaaaattattgacatcgtaaaattttctattaaattcaGATCCATACAATTTCATTTTTTTGTTACATAGATACCAAgtgagttttttttaaatttgaaaatgtcgcacaaaaaaaattaatagaagAATTTCAATAGTGTTAACATATGGACTTAAATTTTAGATTTGAAAAATAGAGGAACtaaatatttgaatataatagTATAGAatcaaattctaaatatacaaAGAATACAAGCACTTTAAGTATATTGCAACCTTTAAATTTTTACTCTATAATTTAGTAAAAAATAATTACCCTAATGCAAAGTGTGGCTAAAAATCATACtagttaaaatatataataatataattaaaatgttatcatatcttacatatatatatatatatatatatatataaatagttttTTTAAACAAGGTAAAggttatttataaaaatactcTCAAACCTAAAGCTCTCAAACTTGTCGACAATGGCTGGTGGAGGAGGAAACAGGGATGGCAAGGAGCGAAGTGCTTTCATCCCCAGCCCTTATGAAAACAATTTTCGGCTCTACTCATATTGCATCTTCACTTGCTTGGAAGGTGTCTCTTCAACTTCACCATCAAAATTGGACGGAGATTTTTTTGTATGAGCAAGCCAAAATAACTAATATCACAACAATGAGTCCTATCCAAAAGTGGGCCTAGAAGAAATATGACAAAATTTAGattgttatttattttctttgaaaataaggtaagggAATTAGTATgccttaaaattattttatgatagAAAACTTAGCTTGTTGGTTCAATAGTAAGGCTTTAATTTATCCATAGATTAAGTTCAAACCCCTTAGTGAGCAtataatcaaaatatttttatttccttGTTTTTTGCCCCAAAAGTGATGAATTTTAAAAAAACCTAgcccaaaaataatttttttttttcaatttagtctctattttaaaaaataagttcTAAACCCACATGAATTTGTAAAACCTATTTCAATTAGGAAAAAAAGTTTTATAAATAGCTAATTTCAAAACAAACCCTAGAATTTACCAagcaaattttcaagaaaacatCCTCAAAATTCTTTCTCATCCAAACCAACTTTCAAAGCCAaaagagtaaaaatttttcgaaagCACCCTTCAAGTAGATCTCCAATCTCCTTTCCAAACAAAAGGTTTTTAAAATCTTCAAAACAAGTGTGGGATCTAAACCTAAATCTTTGTGTACAATTGAATCAAATAGGAAATAGAGAACTAGTATAGGTGAacaccctttgtgcaaatctatcTGGGCGAACCCTTTCACAAACCCCCCATTTGTGCGAGCCCCTTTTGCAAACCTCCTTGTGCGAACCCATCTGTATGAAACCCTAGGTGCGAGCCTTAAAGTGCGAACTCCGATTAAGCGAACCCCTATGTAAAAAGATATAGGATTGGTCATGCGAGCCCCCAATATATTTGTGCGAACTCATCTATATGAAACCCTAGGTGCGAGCCTTAAATTGTGAACCCCGGTTAAGCGAACCCCAGTTAAGTGAACCCCTATGTAAAACAATATAGGATTGGTCATGCGAGCCCCCAATATATTTATGCGAACCCTAATTATTGATATCTGTGAGCTTATATGATTATGTGTTAGGTGAGCCATGTATTTATGTTATGCGAGCCATGAATATATGTTATGCGAACCCTAGGATTATGTGAGACTAAATGTATATGAACCCTAGGATTATGCAGACCTTTATGCATTCAAACCCTTGGAACATTCAGGCCTATATGCGAACCCTAGGTAAATGCAAACCTATATGCAAACCTTAGGACTAGGTACATGTGAGCCTATATGCGAACCTTAGGAACTTATGAGCCTTTATGCGAACCCTAGGTACATGTGAGCCTATATGCGAACCCTAGAAACTTGCAAGCTTGTATGCGAACACTAGGTACACGCGAGCCTATATGCGAACCCTAGGAACTTGCGAGCCTGTATTCGAGCCCCATGTACATGCGAGCTTGTGAAACTTAGGAATTTGCGATTTTATATGCGAATCCTAGGAACCTACGAGCCTATATGCGAACACTAGGTACATGTGAGCCTATATGCGAACCCTAGGAACTTGTGAGCCTATATACGAACCTTAGGTGCATGCAAGCCTATATGTCATGCGAGCCCTAAGAACATGTGAGCCTATATGATCATGTGAACCTGTAAATGTCTTAAATAATTGGATTGTTAATTCACATAAAATCCTGTGCATGTGACATTGTGTTTTATTTGTTTACTCGCACCAATTTTGTGTAATTGTGAGATAATGAAAAAACTGTATGCTTGAATACATGCCTTATTATGCCAAGTATGAAATTTTGAAGGTAGCATCAAATGATGATAAAAAAAGCATAAAACATGCTAACTTTATGTGCATAATTACACGAAATCGGGTATGGAGGACAGAGGAGTTTCATAGGAGACAGTGACAAATTAAGTCCACACCGAAAGTCAGTACTACACGGAGTAGGCGGCAATGTCATCTAAATCGGACAGGATGGGGTGATAGTTTAATAACACCATCAAAACCAAACCAAACCGAGATAATAGTTTAAAAAGCCATCAAAAAGGGCAATCGGGATGGTAAGTAATTGTAGTAAAAGTCACAGTCACAGGTGACAAGTGAACAACCATTGACACCGAGAATCAAACCCTAGATGGTCAATTATTGTAGTGGGTTTTGGAATGTAAAGCAGTGCTCAATGGCAGATAGGATGGACGGGTagaaatttaaaacataattgcATCATATATAATTGTTATTCATTGATTTATTATATGTTTCATGAAGAATGCTTTGTTTACTGCTGAATTTTATCTATATGCATTATTGTTGTCAATTATATGTAAtgatttagaatttagtctcttACTGAGCTGTTGTAAGCTCACTCTCCCTTTTCCTTTACTTCTCAGGTAGTGCAAAAAATTAGGACTCCGTATGGCATTGGAGGAATCTCGAATTAACaacttgttttattatttaaaaagttCCATTTACCTCTTATTTTCGGGATTGTAATTATTGATTTCTTGCTTTTACATCTTAAGTTTGGGattgattaatttatttattttaaagcaTGACACTTAGTTAATACTATGATATTTGCATGCTTTTCGGTTTCGTAAGCCATTACCTTCGATGCTTCACAAAATACTTTACGTTTTGAAAAAGTCTTTTGTTGAAAACCTTAAACCGTTTTTCAAAACGCcacaataataaatatttaaattgaattgttaagtaaaattggtttaatttaattaatatttttcttGAAAACAAAAGAATGATTTTTAATACAAATCAAACAGAAGTAAAAGAGAAGCTTTACAGGATCACTTTGGTGATCTTATGTAACGCCCTCGTCTTAGCCGAAACTCTTAGACCGGGTTGGGAGTGTTACAGCTATCAGCATTGCTACACCACTAAAAAGGTAAGGAATTGGAGAGCTCCGGTATCAAAATCCAACTCCCGTAGCTGCTGCTGTCGAGTTGCTTGCAGGCCTCATATTCCTATATCTATTTGATATGCAAAACTAATTCCTTCCTACTGGTTTTTATAGTGCAATGTAATGGATGTTAATGGGAGGTTTTAGATTTGTAGTAGCAAGCAATTTGAGTTCCACAGTGACTACTGGGTTAGGACAAAGAAATTATGTGGGTTGGTTTTTAGGATGGTTCCCAATTTGCTAATTAtttatgttaaataaaatatgttttttattaaaatattaatacaaAACATTCAGCatatctataaaaaaaaaaaagaaaagaaggtgttCTGATTATAACATccattttcttttgaaaatatttcAACCATGGAAAGagttgtatttatttttatatttcttaacttattttacaaaaaaattgtaaaacatttatttatatataattatattaattgtaTGTCAATGTaataaattcattttaaaaatgtttaattattataatttactTAACTATGAGTTTTTTTAATAATGTGTCATAAGAAATATTAGAGaaatatgcaatatataaatttaCATAAAATTATAATGAATTTATGTTAGATTAATAAATATGAGTCTTTAATAAGGTTTATAAAAATCATTTATAGAAACAGACATAGGTtgcttattaaattattttatatttttaatattacttttataaaatttatttaatttttatttaaaaattaataaaattaaaaataaatgaagcaaatgaaatttatttgtatataataTTAGAACAATGTAATATTgtttttaaatatgtttatttaatcAAAGTATCAATTATTAAaaagtagttgtattatttattaaaagtatTAATTTTTGAACCCATATGTTGGCCTAATGTTTAGGGTGTTCAACACTCTAGGTGTGGCTAGGATTTGAATCGTGCTAGTCTCATTATTGTTAGGGTTTTACCCTCCTCttgtaattcaccaaaaaaaatattaatttttaaaaaagttaatgTAACTTGTGTGTAAAACTTAGTTtaatataaaatgtaaattaataaatcaaaatgcCAATAATTAAAACTTTGTAAATATTGTTTTAACTTTAATGTGGGACttgaaaattcaaatataaattgGAATTCTATAGGTTAAATAATGAGAGTAAAGTAAACATATGAAAAGTCATAGGGACtcgtataataatttaaaattttaatctaatcCCTTAACTCGACCTAAATGTTATAACTGAATTTTGAAGGTTACATTGACCCTCGAATGGTTTAGTAAAATTATTGGAGTTTATAAAATAGTATTTTTAAAACATTTGCTTACTTTAGTagaaaaatttagcttattatcTTCTTTTCactaaaagataaaattttctaaaacggaggattttaaaatttacttagcaaaaaataattttcaatttatataattttcaaaatatcaattaCATGATATCGCAACGAAAAACTGAAATTCAAAATAGTTTTAATGatgaaaaaccaaaattttatgcACAATTAATTCAAAATCCATGTTTCAATAtcctaaaatcaaattaaatgtcATCATGCATACCAAATAAACCCAAACTTAAGTCCCATCCACAATTCAAATAAAGCACTATAGTtccaaataataaaaattaaatattaagtctGAAATACTTTTAACGAAAATATTAATCCGAGCTGAGTCCACGTTCTAACCTTATGTGTTATTTGTAAAGATGAAAATTAAAGGGATGAGCTTAAGAAGCTCAGTGTGAATCCAATCGCAATAAAATCAATGT
This window of the Gossypium arboreum isolate Shixiya-1 chromosome 12, ASM2569848v2, whole genome shotgun sequence genome carries:
- the LOC108476579 gene encoding probable galacturonosyltransferase 9 isoform X3, encoding MAVAIRGARGGGSGGVGAGFRGFFSYRIFVSAMFSLLFIATATVLLTTRPSTTHQHSQRFRSGGNAYMHRTFVALNSDPLKTRLDLIYRQANDHITLVKAYAAYARKLKLDISRQLKMFDDLAKNFSDITSKPRYKSSLFETDGNLDEDVLRQFEKEVKDRVKFARLLIAESKENYDNQLKIQKLKDTIFAVRELLGKAKKNGAFASSIAAKSIPKSLHCLAMRLVEERISHPEKYKEDLPKSEFDDPDLYHYAIFSDNVIAVSVVVRSVVKNAEEPWKHVFHVVTDRMNLAAMKVWFKMRPVEGGAHVEVRALEDYKFMNSAYVPVLRQIESAKQRFYLEHKMENATKDGSNTKFRYLEHMSMLNHLRFYLPEMYPKLHKILFLDDDVVVQKDLTGLWKIDLSGKVNGAVETCFGSFHRFSQYLNFSHPLIRERFNHKACAWAYGMNIFDLDAWRREKCTETYHNWQNLVLFRLA
- the LOC108476579 gene encoding probable galacturonosyltransferase 9 isoform X1, giving the protein MAVAIRGARGGGSGGVGAGFRGFFSYRIFVSAMFSLLFIATATVLLTTRPSTTHQHSQRFRSGGNAYMHRTFVALNSDPLKTRLDLIYRQANDHITLVKAYAAYARKLKLDISRQLKMFDDLAKNFSDITSKPRYKSSLFETDGNLDEDVLRQFEKEVKDRVKFARLLIAESKENYDNQLKIQKLKDTIFAVRELLGKAKKNGAFASSIAAKSIPKSLHCLAMRLVEERISHPEKYKEDLPKSEFDDPDLYHYAIFSDNVIAVSVVVRSVVKNAEEPWKHVFHVVTDRMNLAAMKVWFKMRPVEGGAHVEVRALEDYKFMNSAYVPVLRQIESAKQRFYLEHKMENATKDGSNTKFRYLEHMSMLNHLRFYLPEMYPKLHKILFLDDDVVVQKDLTGLWKIDLSGKVNGAVETCFGSFHRFSQYLNFSHPLIRERFNHKACAWAYGMNIFDLDAWRREKCTETYHNWQNLNVDRALWKSGTLPPGLITFYSLTKSLDKSWHVLGLGYNPSISMDVINNAALIHYNGNMKPWLDIAMNQYKNLWTKYVDNDMEFLQTCNFGV
- the LOC108476579 gene encoding probable galacturonosyltransferase 9 isoform X4, with amino-acid sequence MAVAIRGARGGGSGGVGAGFRGFFSYRIFVSAMFSLLFIATATVLLTTRPSTTHQHSRFRSGGNAYMHRTFVALNSDPLKTRLDLIYRQANDHITLVKAYAAYARKLKLDISRQLKMFDDLAKNFSDITSKPRYKSSLFETDGNLDEDVLRQFEKEVKDRVKFARLLIAESKENYDNQLKIQKLKDTIFAVRELLGKAKKNGAFASSIAAKSIPKSLHCLAMRLVEERISHPEKYKEDLPKSEFDDPDLYHYAIFSDNVIAVSVVVRSVVKNAEEPWKHVFHVVTDRMNLAAMKVWFKMRPVEGGAHVEVRALEDYKFMNSAYVPVLRQIESAKQRFYLEHKMENATKDGSNTKFRYLEHMSMLNHLRFYLPEMYPKLHKILFLDDDVVVQKDLTGLWKIDLSGKVNGAVETCFGSFHRFSQYLNFSHPLIRERFNHKACAWAYGMNIFDLDAWRREKCTETYHNWQNLVLFRLA
- the LOC108476579 gene encoding probable galacturonosyltransferase 9 isoform X2, which codes for MAVAIRGARGGGSGGVGAGFRGFFSYRIFVSAMFSLLFIATATVLLTTRPSTTHQHSRFRSGGNAYMHRTFVALNSDPLKTRLDLIYRQANDHITLVKAYAAYARKLKLDISRQLKMFDDLAKNFSDITSKPRYKSSLFETDGNLDEDVLRQFEKEVKDRVKFARLLIAESKENYDNQLKIQKLKDTIFAVRELLGKAKKNGAFASSIAAKSIPKSLHCLAMRLVEERISHPEKYKEDLPKSEFDDPDLYHYAIFSDNVIAVSVVVRSVVKNAEEPWKHVFHVVTDRMNLAAMKVWFKMRPVEGGAHVEVRALEDYKFMNSAYVPVLRQIESAKQRFYLEHKMENATKDGSNTKFRYLEHMSMLNHLRFYLPEMYPKLHKILFLDDDVVVQKDLTGLWKIDLSGKVNGAVETCFGSFHRFSQYLNFSHPLIRERFNHKACAWAYGMNIFDLDAWRREKCTETYHNWQNLNVDRALWKSGTLPPGLITFYSLTKSLDKSWHVLGLGYNPSISMDVINNAALIHYNGNMKPWLDIAMNQYKNLWTKYVDNDMEFLQTCNFGV